One Arthrobacter sp. StoSoilB19 DNA window includes the following coding sequences:
- a CDS encoding DUF1206 domain-containing protein: MGNASQGANKAVSEAASASRSPAVRILARAGFVFIGLVHILIGAIALQVDRGQGGEADQSGAIGSLASKPGGGILLWVGAVACAALALWMLSEAFIGARSETDSKKKLKAAASAGGKAVVFGFLAFTFAVFASGGSKNSSQSASDFTAKLMGAPAGVVLVIAVGLAIIGAGVYYAYRGITRKFMKDLQDPGNARTAVKWLGTVGYAAKGVVLAVVGVLIIVAAATADPSKSSGLDGGLKTLGSQPYGVFLLGAIAAGLICYGVYSMARARYGKF; encoded by the coding sequence ATGGGCAACGCGTCGCAGGGAGCGAACAAGGCAGTATCCGAGGCCGCGTCGGCGAGCCGCAGCCCCGCGGTCCGTATTCTGGCCCGTGCCGGATTTGTCTTCATCGGTTTGGTCCACATCCTGATCGGAGCCATCGCCTTGCAGGTGGACCGGGGCCAGGGTGGTGAAGCCGACCAGTCCGGGGCGATCGGATCCCTGGCTTCCAAGCCCGGCGGCGGCATCCTGCTGTGGGTCGGGGCGGTGGCCTGCGCTGCGCTTGCCCTGTGGATGCTCAGTGAGGCGTTTATTGGGGCGCGCTCCGAGACAGACTCCAAGAAGAAGCTGAAGGCTGCCGCCAGCGCCGGGGGAAAGGCCGTGGTCTTCGGTTTCCTGGCCTTCACCTTCGCCGTCTTCGCCTCCGGGGGCAGCAAGAACTCCAGCCAGTCGGCCAGTGACTTCACGGCAAAGCTCATGGGAGCGCCCGCAGGCGTGGTTCTTGTGATCGCGGTGGGGCTGGCAATCATCGGCGCCGGCGTCTATTACGCCTACCGGGGCATCACCCGGAAGTTCATGAAGGACCTGCAGGACCCGGGCAACGCCCGGACTGCCGTCAAGTGGCTCGGAACAGTCGGTTACGCAGCCAAAGGCGTGGTGCTCGCCGTCGTTGGCGTGCTGATCATCGTGGCGGCCGCAACTGCCGACCCTTCCAAGTCCTCCGGCCTGGACGGCGGGCTGAAGACCCTGGGCTCGCAGCCTTATGGGGTGTTCCTGCTGGGCGCCATCGCCGCAGGGCTCATCTGTTACGGGGTGTACTCCATGGCCCGGGCACGGTACGGAAAGTTCTAG
- a CDS encoding MBL fold metallo-hydrolase codes for MQQQTAGWDPATSLSEQAPGVYFAEGPASNWIVVRDGTGFILIDSGYPDDRRHVIASLRHLGLEPADALALLVTHGHVDHTGSAAFFSESFGTPVLCAPAELAHVQGKEKHQVTLGQVLRRAWRPRVFRWMVHAIRAGALAARPATQAEAWDDATLKALPGSPVAISVPGHTPGNAAILLPAAGAIAVGDSFVSGHPISRTSGPQMLHAMYHSDRAAALASVRTLAGVDAPVVLPGHGPALRIQLDEAVAGLVSQAGPASPGRRRK; via the coding sequence GTGCAGCAGCAAACCGCGGGGTGGGACCCCGCAACCAGCCTTTCCGAGCAGGCACCCGGCGTGTATTTCGCTGAAGGGCCGGCGTCCAACTGGATAGTGGTGCGGGACGGCACGGGATTCATCCTCATTGACAGCGGATATCCCGATGACCGCCGCCACGTCATCGCGTCGCTGCGCCACCTGGGCCTGGAACCTGCGGACGCCCTTGCCCTGCTGGTCACGCACGGCCACGTGGACCATACCGGCTCCGCGGCATTCTTTTCCGAGTCCTTCGGGACCCCTGTCCTGTGCGCTCCCGCGGAGTTGGCGCATGTGCAGGGGAAGGAGAAGCACCAAGTCACCCTGGGCCAGGTCCTCAGGCGAGCGTGGCGGCCGCGTGTGTTCCGCTGGATGGTGCACGCCATCAGGGCAGGCGCGCTGGCGGCCAGGCCCGCGACGCAGGCGGAGGCCTGGGACGACGCCACACTCAAAGCCCTGCCGGGCAGCCCTGTTGCCATCTCCGTGCCCGGGCATACGCCCGGCAATGCAGCAATCCTTCTTCCGGCTGCGGGTGCCATCGCCGTTGGAGATTCGTTTGTCAGCGGCCACCCGATCAGCCGGACGTCCGGTCCGCAGATGCTGCACGCGATGTATCACTCAGACCGGGCCGCGGCGCTGGCCTCCGTGCGGACCCTGGCCGGCGTTGACGCCCCGGTTGTCCTGCCCGGCCACGGGCCGGCCCTTCGCATCCAGCTGGACGAAGCGGTAGCCGGCCTGGTCAGCCAGGCCGGCCCGGCAAGTCCGGGCAGGCGCCGTAAGTAA
- a CDS encoding SGNH/GDSL hydrolase family protein, which translates to MHHGVLLQGHPVYRHPGRVIAAGAVGLVLAITSGSTAPTQPPAAAAPVRVVVVGDSLSTGHGTSPQQAWPALMRKDPLGAGLEVVNAAENGSGYLSTGDLDGTFGTEVEDFVTPDTGIVVFFGSENDLGFAPADVGGAALAAMDRAEALAPEAKIIVVGPPSYSATPDPALVDISDQLRAAARQAGGEFVDPIAEGWISDDFDDLIGPDGDHPTVLGQHYLLEHIGAYLEQAAPAAAAAQGRPEAQ; encoded by the coding sequence ATGCACCACGGCGTGCTGCTTCAGGGACATCCTGTGTACCGGCATCCCGGCCGCGTGATAGCGGCGGGAGCAGTTGGCCTGGTCCTGGCCATAACCTCAGGGAGTACGGCCCCCACCCAGCCCCCGGCCGCCGCCGCGCCGGTCCGCGTAGTGGTTGTGGGGGACTCGCTGAGCACCGGTCACGGCACTTCGCCGCAGCAGGCGTGGCCGGCATTGATGCGCAAGGACCCGCTGGGCGCCGGCCTGGAGGTTGTCAACGCCGCCGAGAATGGCAGCGGCTACCTCAGCACAGGTGATCTTGACGGAACTTTCGGCACCGAGGTCGAAGACTTCGTGACACCGGACACCGGCATCGTGGTCTTTTTCGGTTCAGAGAATGACCTTGGCTTTGCGCCCGCAGACGTTGGCGGCGCCGCCCTGGCCGCGATGGACCGTGCGGAAGCCCTTGCCCCGGAAGCGAAGATCATCGTGGTGGGGCCGCCGTCGTACTCTGCAACCCCGGACCCCGCCCTCGTGGACATCAGCGACCAGCTAAGGGCCGCTGCCCGGCAGGCAGGCGGGGAGTTCGTGGACCCCATCGCCGAGGGCTGGATCAGCGACGATTTTGACGACCTCATCGGCCCGGACGGCGACCACCCCACGGTGCTGGGACAGCATTACCTGCTGGAGCACATCGGCGCCTACCTGGAGCAGGCGGCCCCGGCGGCGGCCGCAGCGCAAGGCCGTCCGGAGGCCCAGTGA
- a CDS encoding SCO1664 family protein: MAAGRGRTGHAVSGRELTLLNEGRVELLGRIMSGSNATFLVEVSCADESAWAVYKPEAGERPLADFDAGLYRRERAAYLLSEALGWGIVPPTVVRSDAPLGVGSLQWFVEGDLKEHYFTLYADSPGTHAALARIALFDYVANNTDRKSGHVLRSTDGHIWGIDHGLCFSAAFKLRTVIWDFAGDPIPDDLLEDISPLATTVPADVAGLLDHAEVAALRRRVQRVLQDKVLPVDHTGMRYPWPLI; encoded by the coding sequence ATGGCCGCGGGACGCGGCCGCACGGGGCATGCGGTGTCCGGCCGGGAACTGACCCTCCTTAACGAGGGCCGCGTGGAACTGCTGGGCCGCATCATGAGCGGCAGCAACGCCACCTTCCTGGTGGAGGTTTCCTGCGCGGATGAGTCCGCCTGGGCGGTCTACAAGCCCGAAGCCGGGGAACGGCCGCTCGCGGATTTCGACGCCGGCCTGTACCGCCGGGAACGCGCAGCCTATCTGCTCAGCGAAGCACTGGGGTGGGGCATCGTTCCGCCAACAGTTGTCCGATCGGACGCGCCGCTTGGGGTGGGCTCCCTGCAGTGGTTCGTCGAAGGGGACCTCAAGGAGCACTACTTCACCCTCTACGCCGACTCGCCCGGGACCCACGCCGCGTTGGCCCGGATCGCCCTGTTCGACTACGTGGCAAACAATACGGACCGGAAGAGTGGGCACGTACTGCGCAGCACTGACGGCCACATCTGGGGAATCGACCACGGCCTGTGTTTCTCTGCCGCGTTCAAGCTGCGCACCGTGATCTGGGACTTCGCCGGCGACCCCATTCCGGACGACCTGCTTGAGGACATCAGTCCCCTGGCCACCACGGTGCCTGCCGATGTGGCCGGGCTCCTCGACCACGCCGAAGTGGCAGCCCTCCGGCGGCGCGTCCAGCGCGTGCTTCAGGACAAGGTACTTCCCGTTGACCACACGGGCATGCGCTACCCGTGGCCCTTGATCTGA
- a CDS encoding MSMEG_4193 family putative phosphomutase, translating to MTAESTLILLVRHGETPTTGTVLPGRAPGLHLSERGRAQADAVAERLSGLPIQAIYSSPLERAKETAEPAAARTSMAVTEEPGLLECDFGDWTGAALAGLAGLPEWQTVQHNPSAFRFPNGEGFSGMQARMVGTLENLRAAHRGGVVVCFSHADPIKAAVAHALGTHLDLFQRIMISPASVSAISYVDGRAPAVLTVNSTSEPLSGLRSP from the coding sequence ATGACTGCTGAGAGTACGTTGATCCTCCTGGTGCGGCACGGCGAAACACCCACCACGGGTACTGTCCTGCCCGGCAGGGCCCCGGGACTGCACCTTTCCGAGCGCGGCCGTGCCCAGGCGGACGCTGTTGCCGAACGCCTTTCCGGCCTGCCCATCCAGGCCATCTACTCCTCGCCCCTGGAGCGTGCAAAGGAAACCGCGGAACCTGCGGCGGCACGGACAAGCATGGCGGTGACGGAAGAACCCGGACTTCTGGAGTGCGACTTCGGTGACTGGACCGGCGCCGCGCTCGCCGGCCTTGCGGGCCTGCCGGAGTGGCAGACCGTCCAGCACAATCCGTCGGCCTTCCGGTTCCCCAACGGAGAGGGCTTTTCCGGGATGCAGGCCCGGATGGTCGGCACCCTGGAGAACCTTCGCGCAGCCCACCGGGGCGGCGTGGTGGTGTGCTTCTCCCACGCGGACCCCATCAAGGCGGCCGTGGCCCACGCCTTGGGCACCCATCTGGACCTTTTCCAGCGGATCATGATCAGCCCGGCGTCGGTCTCCGCGATTTCCTACGTGGACGGCCGGGCGCCGGCCGTCCTCACGGTGAATTCGACGTCGGAACCCCTGAGCGGGCTGAGGTCGCCGTGA
- a CDS encoding sigma 54-interacting transcriptional regulator has translation MTDRPDIFTVGELRAAGHVHKDLRHEIRDNLLASLAAGRDPWPGLYGFGRTVIPQLERALIAGHDIVLLGERGQGKTRLLRTLAGLLDEWSPVIEDSELNEHPFEPITEQSRARALTEGDRLRIAWRHRSERYVEKLATPDTSVADLVGDVDPMRVAEGRRLGDPETIHYGLIPRSNRGIIAINELPDLAERIQVAMLNVMEERDIQIRGYVLRLPLDVLVVASANPEDYTNRGRIITPLKDRFGAEIRTHYPIELEDEVSVIRQEGRLVADVPPFILEILARYTRALRQSPAINQTSGVSARFAIAGAETVAAAALRRSSLRGEDQAVARIIDLEPAVEVLTGKLEFESGEEGREQGVLDHLLRTATAEAVRAHFQGLDMGPLVAALDGHRTVTTGEQVTAKEFLGNLPALNGSGLYDEIGRRLGATNDGQRAAAVELALEGLYLGRRISKESDDEETIYG, from the coding sequence GTGACTGATCGCCCCGATATCTTTACCGTTGGTGAACTGCGTGCGGCAGGCCATGTCCACAAGGACCTGCGCCACGAGATCCGCGACAATCTCCTCGCATCCCTGGCTGCGGGGCGCGACCCCTGGCCGGGTTTGTACGGCTTCGGCCGGACCGTGATTCCGCAGCTGGAGCGGGCCCTGATTGCGGGGCATGACATTGTCCTGCTGGGTGAACGGGGGCAGGGCAAGACCCGCCTGCTCCGTACCCTGGCCGGGTTGCTGGACGAGTGGTCGCCGGTGATCGAGGATTCGGAGCTGAACGAACACCCCTTTGAACCGATTACCGAACAGTCCCGCGCCCGGGCCCTGACCGAAGGGGACCGGCTCCGGATCGCCTGGCGTCACCGGTCCGAGCGCTACGTGGAAAAGCTCGCGACGCCGGATACCTCGGTGGCCGACCTGGTTGGCGACGTGGACCCGATGCGCGTCGCCGAAGGCCGCCGCCTGGGAGACCCCGAGACCATCCACTACGGGCTCATTCCCCGCTCGAACCGCGGCATCATCGCCATCAACGAACTGCCGGACCTGGCCGAGCGCATCCAGGTGGCGATGCTCAATGTCATGGAGGAACGCGACATCCAGATCCGCGGCTACGTCCTGCGGCTGCCGCTGGACGTGCTGGTGGTCGCGTCCGCCAACCCGGAGGATTACACCAACCGGGGCCGGATCATCACCCCATTGAAGGACCGCTTCGGCGCCGAGATCCGGACCCATTACCCAATTGAACTGGAGGACGAGGTCTCGGTCATCCGGCAGGAGGGCCGGCTGGTGGCGGACGTTCCTCCCTTCATCCTGGAGATCCTGGCCCGCTATACCCGGGCGCTGCGGCAGTCTCCGGCCATCAACCAAACATCCGGCGTCTCCGCCCGGTTCGCCATCGCGGGGGCAGAGACGGTGGCCGCGGCCGCGCTGCGGAGGTCAAGCCTGCGGGGCGAGGACCAGGCCGTGGCCCGGATCATTGACCTGGAGCCCGCCGTGGAAGTCCTGACCGGCAAGCTTGAGTTCGAATCGGGCGAGGAAGGACGCGAACAGGGCGTCCTGGACCACCTCCTGCGCACCGCCACCGCCGAAGCTGTCAGGGCGCACTTCCAGGGCCTGGACATGGGTCCGCTCGTGGCTGCCCTGGACGGCCACCGGACCGTCACCACCGGGGAGCAGGTCACGGCGAAGGAGTTCCTCGGCAACCTCCCGGCCCTGAACGGATCAGGCCTGTATGACGAAATCGGCCGGCGCCTGGGTGCGACGAATGACGGGCAGCGGGCAGCCGCCGTCGAACTGGCGCTCGAAGGCCTGTACCTCGGACGGCGGATCTCCAAGGAATCCGACGACGAGGAAACCATTTACGGCTAG
- a CDS encoding VWA domain-containing protein: MAIHKRSARYGRYTGGPDPLAPPVDLAEALEAVAQDVMEGYSPRHALQEFLRRGGRNRDGLDDLARRVQQRRRDLLSRHRLDGTLDEVKKLLDTAILEERKQLARDAMMDNTERAFREMQLQNLPPSTAAAVNELASYDWQSSAAREAYDRIKDLLGREVLEQRFAGMKQALESATDEDREAVNEMLRDLNELLGKHRRGEDTEADFQEFMARHGQFFPENPQSVEELVDALAQRAAAAQRLLQSMSPEQREELMRLSAQAFGSPELMAQLSELDATLQALRPGEDWTGSERFEGQEGLGLGDGTGVLQDIAELDELSEQLSQSYNGSRLDDLDLDALARQLGENAAVSARTLAEIERAMQDGGYLRRGADGDLRLSPQAMRRLGKSLLRDTARQLSGRQGNRDTRVAGAAGEQTGSSRQWEFGDAEPWDVTRTMTNAIRRTMADGGDPARGLRLAVGDIEVSETEARTQAAVVLLVDVSFSMAAEGRWVPMKRTALALHHLVSTRFRGDRLQLITFGRYAQSMDIGELTALPALREQGTNLHHGLLLAGRFFRRHPSMQPVLLVVTDGEPTAHLLPDGDSWFNWPPDAGTIRATVAELDRLGRSGVQTTFFRLGNDPGLERFIRRMAQRVDGRVVAPEVGDLGAAVVGEYLRAHVRSAYADGDWF; encoded by the coding sequence ATGGCCATCCACAAGCGGTCCGCAAGGTACGGCCGGTACACCGGCGGTCCGGACCCGCTGGCCCCGCCGGTTGACCTGGCGGAGGCGCTCGAAGCCGTCGCCCAGGACGTGATGGAAGGCTACTCGCCCCGCCATGCCCTGCAGGAGTTCCTGCGGCGCGGCGGCCGGAACCGCGACGGACTGGACGATCTCGCCCGGCGCGTCCAGCAGCGGCGCCGTGATCTGCTCAGCCGCCACCGGCTGGACGGCACCCTGGATGAAGTGAAGAAACTCCTGGACACCGCCATCCTGGAGGAGCGCAAGCAGCTGGCACGGGACGCCATGATGGACAACACCGAACGCGCCTTCCGCGAGATGCAGCTGCAGAACCTGCCGCCCTCCACAGCGGCGGCCGTCAACGAGCTTGCGTCCTACGACTGGCAGTCAAGCGCGGCCAGGGAAGCGTACGACCGGATCAAGGACCTGCTGGGCCGGGAGGTCCTGGAACAGCGGTTCGCCGGCATGAAGCAGGCTCTGGAAAGCGCCACTGATGAGGACCGCGAGGCAGTCAACGAAATGCTCCGGGACCTCAATGAGCTGCTGGGCAAACACCGGCGGGGCGAGGACACGGAAGCCGATTTCCAGGAGTTCATGGCCAGGCACGGCCAGTTCTTTCCGGAGAATCCGCAATCGGTCGAGGAACTGGTGGATGCCCTGGCGCAACGGGCCGCCGCAGCCCAGCGGCTCCTGCAGTCCATGTCCCCGGAACAGCGTGAGGAGCTGATGCGGTTGTCGGCCCAGGCCTTCGGCTCTCCTGAGCTGATGGCCCAGCTCAGCGAGCTCGACGCCACCCTGCAGGCGCTGCGTCCCGGGGAGGACTGGACGGGATCGGAACGCTTCGAAGGACAGGAAGGCCTGGGGCTGGGTGACGGGACAGGTGTCCTGCAGGACATCGCCGAGCTTGACGAACTGTCTGAGCAACTGTCCCAGTCCTACAACGGCTCCCGGCTTGATGACCTGGACCTTGATGCCCTTGCCCGCCAGCTGGGCGAGAACGCAGCCGTGAGTGCGCGCACGCTTGCCGAGATCGAGCGCGCCATGCAGGACGGCGGCTACCTGCGGCGCGGTGCCGACGGCGACCTGCGGCTGTCACCGCAGGCAATGCGCAGGCTGGGGAAATCACTGCTGCGGGACACCGCCAGGCAGCTCTCCGGGCGCCAGGGGAACCGTGACACCAGGGTGGCCGGGGCCGCCGGGGAACAAACGGGTTCCAGCCGCCAATGGGAGTTCGGGGACGCCGAGCCCTGGGACGTTACCCGCACCATGACCAACGCCATCCGGCGCACCATGGCCGACGGCGGCGATCCGGCCCGCGGACTGCGGCTCGCCGTCGGCGACATCGAAGTGAGCGAGACCGAGGCCCGTACCCAGGCCGCCGTTGTCCTGCTGGTGGACGTTTCCTTCTCCATGGCTGCCGAGGGGCGGTGGGTTCCCATGAAGCGGACCGCGCTGGCACTGCACCACCTGGTCTCCACCCGGTTCCGCGGCGACAGGCTGCAGCTGATCACATTCGGCCGCTACGCGCAGTCAATGGACATCGGGGAACTCACGGCCCTGCCGGCCCTCCGCGAACAGGGCACCAACCTGCACCACGGCCTGCTGCTGGCGGGGCGCTTTTTCCGCCGGCACCCCTCCATGCAGCCCGTGCTGCTGGTGGTCACCGACGGCGAACCGACGGCGCACCTGCTGCCGGACGGGGACTCCTGGTTCAACTGGCCGCCGGACGCCGGGACCATCCGCGCCACCGTTGCCGAACTGGACCGGCTTGGCCGTTCGGGCGTCCAGACCACGTTCTTCCGCCTGGGCAACGACCCCGGCCTGGAGCGCTTCATCCGGCGGATGGCGCAGCGCGTTGACGGCAGGGTCGTGGCGCCGGAGGTGGGGGACCTGGGTGCCGCGGTGGTGGGGGAGTACCTCCGGGCGCACGTCCGCAGCGCCTACGCCGACGGCGACTGGTTCTGA
- a CDS encoding dihydrofolate reductase family protein has translation MSQLMVDMIITLDGFASGEGWPGWWGLEGPEYLAWLQQEAGGDRTYLMGANTYRLMSGMSEDAAAGGTGYSPDESTSLTGLAAVPKVVFSSSLAAPLRWPNSELVAGDAVEAVRQMKRTHDELLSTLGSLSLCRSLVAAGLVDRFRLVVFPLITGRTGRERIYDGYPDVALEMVDSRIFDGRLQLLEYIPRVIDRPPLTGEP, from the coding sequence ATGAGCCAGTTGATGGTGGACATGATCATCACCCTGGACGGCTTCGCCTCGGGCGAGGGATGGCCTGGCTGGTGGGGCCTGGAAGGTCCTGAATATCTGGCCTGGCTGCAGCAGGAGGCCGGAGGGGACCGTACCTACCTGATGGGGGCCAACACCTACCGCCTCATGTCGGGGATGTCGGAAGATGCTGCCGCCGGGGGCACGGGATATTCGCCGGACGAAAGCACCTCCCTGACGGGTCTTGCCGCCGTTCCCAAAGTGGTGTTCTCCTCCAGCCTGGCCGCACCCCTCCGCTGGCCGAACTCCGAACTGGTGGCCGGGGACGCGGTCGAGGCCGTCCGGCAGATGAAGCGGACCCACGACGAACTCTTAAGCACCCTCGGCAGCCTCAGCCTCTGCCGTTCCCTGGTGGCAGCGGGTCTAGTGGACCGGTTCCGGCTGGTCGTCTTCCCCCTGATCACCGGGCGTACCGGACGTGAACGCATCTATGACGGCTATCCGGACGTCGCCCTGGAAATGGTGGACAGCAGGATTTTCGACGGACGCCTGCAGCTGCTCGAGTACATCCCCCGCGTCATCGACCGCCCGCCGCTCACCGGCGAACCGTAA
- a CDS encoding 5'-3' exonuclease has protein sequence MPRRLMLLDTASLYFRAFYGLPDSIRRPDGTPVNAVRGLLDMIARLSTDYHATHLVACWDDDWRPQWRVDLIPTYKAHRVAEAVSGGADIEVVPEGLQAQLPMIRRVLELAGIAIVGAAHHEADDVVGTYASHAGFPVDVVTGDRDLFQVCDDERAVRVIYTARGMKNLEVITEETVVAKYKVLPQQYADYATLRGDASDGLPGVAGIGEKTAASLLLKYGTLEGLLAAADEPGTGVSAPVRAKLSAASAYLEAAPAVVRLVRNLELPTLDQAGARLQPVTGDRRAELEQLGVEWNLGGSVRRLLAALDLRP, from the coding sequence ATGCCCCGGCGACTCATGCTGCTCGATACTGCCTCCCTGTACTTCCGCGCCTTTTACGGCCTGCCGGACAGCATCCGCCGCCCGGACGGAACGCCGGTCAACGCGGTCCGCGGGTTGCTGGACATGATCGCCAGGCTCAGCACCGACTACCATGCCACCCACCTCGTGGCCTGCTGGGACGACGACTGGCGGCCGCAGTGGCGGGTGGACCTGATCCCCACCTACAAGGCCCACCGGGTGGCCGAGGCAGTTTCCGGCGGCGCCGACATCGAGGTGGTTCCGGAGGGCCTCCAGGCGCAGCTGCCGATGATCCGCCGCGTGCTGGAGCTGGCCGGCATCGCCATTGTGGGCGCGGCACACCACGAGGCCGACGACGTCGTTGGCACCTATGCGAGCCATGCCGGCTTCCCGGTGGACGTGGTCACGGGTGACCGCGACCTCTTCCAGGTGTGCGACGACGAACGGGCTGTCCGGGTGATTTACACCGCCCGCGGCATGAAGAACCTCGAAGTCATCACGGAAGAAACCGTGGTGGCCAAATACAAGGTGCTGCCCCAGCAGTATGCCGACTACGCCACACTCCGCGGAGACGCCTCCGACGGCCTGCCCGGAGTGGCGGGCATCGGCGAGAAGACGGCAGCGTCGCTGCTGCTGAAGTACGGAACCCTCGAAGGGTTGCTGGCGGCTGCTGACGAGCCGGGCACGGGCGTGTCGGCACCTGTCCGGGCCAAGCTCTCCGCTGCCTCCGCGTACCTGGAAGCAGCCCCCGCCGTCGTACGCCTGGTGCGGAACCTGGAGCTTCCCACCCTGGACCAGGCGGGCGCCCGCCTGCAGCCCGTCACGGGCGACCGGCGCGCGGAACTGGAGCAGCTGGGCGTCGAGTGGAACCTGGGCGGCTCGGTCCGCCGGCTGCTGGCCGCGCTGGACCTGCGGCCTTAA
- a CDS encoding flavin reductase family protein, which translates to MTVTSDLAPRRLRDIFGTFASGLTIITGSTPDGPTGFTCQSFASLSLEPALVTFSPARTSTTWPALRRAGSFTINILPAEHQHLAGQFARSGTDKFAGVSHASSPLGNPVLDDALAWLDCELHAEYDGGDHTIAVAAVRHLSARNDAEPLLFFKGRYAGLAPAERLLEAAG; encoded by the coding sequence ATGACAGTCACTTCAGATCTTGCTCCGCGCCGGCTCCGGGACATTTTCGGCACGTTTGCCAGCGGCCTGACCATCATTACGGGTTCCACCCCCGATGGGCCCACCGGGTTCACCTGCCAGTCCTTCGCATCCCTTTCGTTGGAGCCGGCGCTGGTCACCTTCAGCCCGGCGCGGACATCGACCACCTGGCCTGCACTGAGAAGGGCCGGGTCCTTCACCATCAACATCCTTCCGGCCGAACACCAGCACCTCGCGGGCCAGTTCGCGCGCTCGGGGACGGACAAGTTCGCCGGCGTCAGCCACGCATCCTCGCCCCTGGGGAACCCGGTGCTGGATGACGCGCTCGCCTGGCTGGACTGCGAACTCCATGCAGAATACGACGGCGGCGACCACACCATTGCGGTGGCTGCCGTGCGGCACCTCAGTGCCCGGAACGACGCCGAACCCCTGCTGTTCTTCAAGGGCCGGTATGCAGGACTCGCCCCCGCGGAGCGCCTGCTCGAAGCGGCCGGCTGA